The Porites lutea chromosome 4, jaPorLute2.1, whole genome shotgun sequence genome contains a region encoding:
- the LOC140934391 gene encoding BTB and MATH domain-containing protein 36-like: protein MDSNANHFCKAEISTETPKAETFSRPWKSSDLVLKVAGREFHVHRAVLIICSPVFEAMLSSNFKEKFAPEIPLPGKDATEIEQLLQGIYPDQDLFISKENCLALMKLSTEYQIDRLKIRCEEYLRYWCITDMTVDEALEVIIVSQRYPLEKWIVETCVHGFASQTRETWEEIQKHKRYSELEPDCVKRLTEARVNYLEKMLNIGQNPYYQGVFLPDDECQAELKTENHFRV, encoded by the coding sequence ATGGATTCCAACGCTAACCATTTCTGTAAGGCTGAAATCTCGACAGAAACACCCAAAGCCGAAACTTTTTCTCGCCCTTGGAAGTCAAGTGACTTGGTTCTTAAAGTCGCAGGCAGGGAGTTTCATGTCCATCGAGCCGTATTGATCATATGTTCGCCAGTGTTTGAGGCCATGTTGTCttcaaatttcaaagaaaaatttgcccCCGAAATACCACTTCCGGGTAAAGATGCAACGGAAATAGAGCAGCTGCTTCAAGGTATTTATCCTGATCAGGATCTATTTATCTCAAAGGAAAACTGTCTCGCCCTTATGAAGCTTTCGACTGAATACCAAATCGATCGACTGAAAATCCGTTGTGAGGAATACTTAAGATACTGGTGCATAACAGACATGACCGTAGACGAAGCCTTGGAAGTGATAATCGTCAGCCAGAGATATCCTCTTGAAAAATGGATAGTTGAGACATGCGTCCATGGGTTTGCGTCGCAGACTCGTGAGACTTGGGAGGAAATACAGAAACATAAGCGTTACTCTGAACTAGAACCCGATTGTGTCAAACGGCTTACCGAGGCAAGAGTGAACTATTTGGAGAAAATGTTGAATATTGGACAGAACCCGTATTACCAAGGAGTCTTTTTACCTGACGATGAATGTCAGGCTGAATTAAAAACTGAGAACCACTTTAGAGTGTAA